Genomic segment of Fundidesulfovibrio magnetotacticus:
CAGGGCCGAAAACCCCGTGGAGCTGCTCTCCTCCAACAGGATGCGCCAGCTCCTCCAGGAGCTCAAGCACCGCTATCCCGACCGCTTCATCCTTATCGATTCACCGCCCGCGAAGCTCTTCGCCGAGACGCGCTTCCTGGCCGGCATCGCCGACTCCACGCTGCTCGTGGTGCGTGAGGGAGGCACTTCCCTGCAAGACGTCGAGGAAACCGTCCTGGCCCTGGACCAGAGGGTGATGGGCATCGTCTACAACGGAGCCAAGGACCTCCCCTTCCGCGACATGTCCCAACACTACTATTATTACGCCCAGTCCGACGAGGCGGCACGATGAACCGTTCCCCCGGTTCTCCCGGCGGCCGCGACAGCAACGTTTACGGGGCGTTTTTCGGGTTCGACCGCAAACCCTTCGAACTGGTCCCCAATCCATCCATGCTGTTCATGAGCGCGGGGCACAAGAAGGCCTTCAACTACCTGAGCTACGGCATCCGCCAGCAAAGCGGATTCATCCTGCTCACCGGAGAAGTGGGGGCGGGAAAGACCACCCTCGTGCGGGGACTCATCAAGAGCCAGCTCTCCGACGTGGTGCTGGCCAAGGTGTTCAACACCAAGGTCCACGCCCGACAACTGCTGGAAATGATCCTGGAGGACTTCGGGGTCCATCCGGCGGGCAAGGACAAGCCGTCCCTGCTGCGCGACCTCAACGATTTCCTCATCGAGCAGTATTCCAGGGGCCGCCAGTGCGTGCTCATCGTGGACGAGGCCCAGAACCTGAACCGGGAACTGCTTGAAGAAGTCCGGCTGCTCTCGAACCTGGAAAGCGACAGCCAGAAGCTCCTGCGCATCATCCTTGTGGGGCAGCCGGAGCTCAAACAGCTGCTCGCCTCGCCGGAACTCCTCCAACTGCGCCAGCGCATCCAGGTGAGCTGCCATATCCATCCGCTGCAACCGACCGAAGTGGGACACTACATCGGGCACAGGCTCGAAGCGGCGGGCAACAAGAACGCGGCGGACTTCAAACCGGGCTCGCTGGAGGCCATCGGGACCTACACTCGCGGCGTCCCGAGGCTTATCAACATACTCTGCGACTACCTCTTCCTGGACGCCTTCGCCAACGAGACCCGGGAGATCACCGCCGAGGCAGTCCACGAGGTGGCAAAGGACCTGGACTTCGACAACCAGTACTGGAATCACCCCACCGTCCCGCCGGCCCTGGAGGAGCCCCAGCAGCGCCAGCACGCCCACCTGGCCTCCGCCAAAATGACCTCGCTGCTCAAGAACCTCAACGGCAGGCTGCGGTCCATCGAGGAAGCGCTTCCGCGGCTGGAACAGGCCAGCCAGCCCGTGCCCCCGCCGGACATGAGCGATGTTCTGGGCAAGCTGAGCGGGCTGCAGGAAACCTTGAACTCCCGTTTGGACGAGATGTGGAACGCCGTGGGGAGGCTCTCCCGCGAGGTGCACGACATCTCGGAGCGCATGGAGCCCTCGGCCGTCTGTGCTCCACTGCCCTCCCCGGAGGACACGGCGCGGCGGGAACACGAGCGGGAGGACCTCACGCCACTCGAAGCCCCCCTGGTCCAGCCGCCACACCCCGCGGAACATCCCAGGCTCGCGCTCGACGACAACGCGCCCCGCCCCGCCAAGGGGGGCTGGATGCGCAGATTTCTTCTGAAGGCGTCATGAAAAGCTCCTTCCCGCTCCTGCTGCTCGCCTCCTTGATGGCCTGTTCGTTCATCATGCCTCCGGATGCGCTTTGCTCCACGCTGAAGCATGAATTGAGGCTTGGCGCCGGGGAGGAATACAACAGCAACGTCAACGAGAAGCCCAAGGCGCAGCATGACTTTTCCAGCGTCATCTCTGCTGTCGGTTCCGCCAATCTTGAGTCCACATATCTTACTGCCAGCGCCAAGATCGACGGAACCTACAACATCTACGCCCTGGGCAATCGCGCGGACGAATTCAAGGGCACGGCCCAGGTGAAGGGGACGGGAAACATCATCAAGGAATTCCTGTTCCTGGAGGGCGAAGGCCAGTTCCAGCAGGTGTTCAGCAACCTCGCGCGCGGCGAGACCAACCCCACCGACTCCACACGCAACCAGGTAAATCAGAACACCGTCACGGGAAGGATCTATGTCACGCCCAGGCTGACGGACCGGCTCTCGCTGAAGGCGGGGTTCCAGTACACAGCCATCATCTACAACCAGCCGGAGCGGAACAAGCAGGGCTGCAACGTCTTCGCCCTGTCCAACTACGAGTTGACCCCCAATCTGAGCCTGATCCTCGAAGGAGACGGCGGCAGGCAGGACTCCCAGACCGGCTGGTTCGAACGCGTGGTCCTTGGCGGGGGCTTCCTCTGGACCTACAGCCAGGACGGAAGCATCCAGATCAAGGTCGGGCCCAGGTTCACGCGCTACGACCAGGGCGACTTCACCACCGACATCTACTGGGACGCCAGGCTGGTCCATTCCTTCAAGAAGCTCCAGCTTACGGCGGACACCAGTTCGAAATATGTGGAGAACCCCTCGTCGCGCTACACGTCCCGGCAGAACTCCGCAGGCGCTTCCTTGGCCTGGACGGAGGATCGCCTCACCCTCCAGGCCAAGGCCAGCTATTCGACTCTGAGCGGGAAGGGGACCCAAAACTCCGAACAGGTCTCCCTTGGGCTCTCGGCTTCCTACGAGCTCACCCCGAGGTTGAAACTGAAGGCCTCCGGAACGCGCGAACTCAGCACGACGGACAGCGGATCCCTGACGCGCTGGTACGCCGACCTCTCGGGGACCTACGATTTGGGACACGACTTTTCCCTGGAAGGCTACTGCAAGTTCAAGTTTTCCGATTCTTCCGCCAGCAGCAGCAACAACTACACCGTGAACATCGTCGGCCTGCGCCTGAAAAAGCAATTCTGACCGCCAGAGGCTGGAGTCTGCACATGGAACATGTCGGGACGATCTCCCGAGGCGAACCGCCCCTTGCCCTGCAGGACGCGCTGCGGCGCTCCTGGCCTTGGCTCCTGGCGCTTCTCCTGATCCTGGGGTTGGTGTTCCAGGACATCGTGGCCGCCATGGTCCGTGTCTGGGCAGACGACGAGAACAATTCCCACGGGTTTCTCGTCCCCCTGGTAAGCCTTTACCTCATCGCCACCCGGCGGGACCGGCTGGCCACGGCCCAGGTGACCCCCTGCGCCTGGGGGCTGTGGATTTCGGTCCTGGGGGTGGTGATGCTCCTGGCCGGATGGGTCTCCACGGAGTTCTTCACCATGCGCGCATCCCTGGTGGTGATCCTCTACGGCACCGTGCTCTACTGGTACGGCTGGGAGGTCATGCGCCTGCTGGGCGGCCCCCTGCTCTACCTGCTGCTCATGATCCCCGTCCCGGCGGTGGTCTACGACGCCCTGGCCATGCCGCTCAGGGGGTTCGTCACGATGGTCTCGGTGTGGATCATGAAGAGCCTGGGCGTTCTCGTCCTGCGGGAGGGGAACGTGATGCTCTTTCCCAACATCACCCTGGAGGTCGTCAACGCCTGCAGCGGGCTGCGCTCCCTGACCTCCCTGCTCGCCCTGGCGGTGGCTTTCGCCCTGCTTTTCCAGAAGTCAGCCGTGACCCGCTGGATTCTGGCCCTGCTCGCCCTGCCCATCGCCGTGATCACCAACATCGGACGCGTGGTGGCGACAGGGGTGCTCTCGCAATATTTCGGAGCAGCGGCCGCCGAGGGCTTCTTCCATGAATTCGCTGGCATGGTGATCTTCATCACGGCGCTGGCGCTGCTCTTCGCCGCGCATCTCGTCCTGAGGAGGTTCGACTCGTGATGCGCATCCATCGCTACGTCCTGTCCATCCTGCTGGTGGGGGCGGCCGGCCTCTTCATGGGACTGCACACCACCGTGCCGACCTACCTCCCCGTTCCGTTG
This window contains:
- a CDS encoding XrtA/PEP-CTERM system-associated ATPase, producing MNRSPGSPGGRDSNVYGAFFGFDRKPFELVPNPSMLFMSAGHKKAFNYLSYGIRQQSGFILLTGEVGAGKTTLVRGLIKSQLSDVVLAKVFNTKVHARQLLEMILEDFGVHPAGKDKPSLLRDLNDFLIEQYSRGRQCVLIVDEAQNLNRELLEEVRLLSNLESDSQKLLRIILVGQPELKQLLASPELLQLRQRIQVSCHIHPLQPTEVGHYIGHRLEAAGNKNAADFKPGSLEAIGTYTRGVPRLINILCDYLFLDAFANETREITAEAVHEVAKDLDFDNQYWNHPTVPPALEEPQQRQHAHLASAKMTSLLKNLNGRLRSIEEALPRLEQASQPVPPPDMSDVLGKLSGLQETLNSRLDEMWNAVGRLSREVHDISERMEPSAVCAPLPSPEDTARREHEREDLTPLEAPLVQPPHPAEHPRLALDDNAPRPAKGGWMRRFLLKAS
- a CDS encoding exosortase/archaeosortase family protein — translated: MEHVGTISRGEPPLALQDALRRSWPWLLALLLILGLVFQDIVAAMVRVWADDENNSHGFLVPLVSLYLIATRRDRLATAQVTPCAWGLWISVLGVVMLLAGWVSTEFFTMRASLVVILYGTVLYWYGWEVMRLLGGPLLYLLLMIPVPAVVYDALAMPLRGFVTMVSVWIMKSLGVLVLREGNVMLFPNITLEVVNACSGLRSLTSLLALAVAFALLFQKSAVTRWILALLALPIAVITNIGRVVATGVLSQYFGAAAAEGFFHEFAGMVIFITALALLFAAHLVLRRFDS